One Lentibacillus cibarius DNA window includes the following coding sequences:
- a CDS encoding fructose bisphosphate aldolase, producing the protein MQQSQLEKMKNGNGFIAALDQSGGSTPKALALYGVSEDQYTTNDEMFDLVHEMRTRIITSPAFDSDRIIGAILFEQTMDREIEGMYTGDYLAEKKGVVPFLKVDKGLADESNGVQLMKPIDDLDDKLKRANERHIFGTKMRSVIKEANPEGIKAVVDQQFEIGKQIIAAGLVPIIEPEVDINSPEKEKCEELLKAEIRSHLDQLGQDDQVMLKLSIPTVANLYKELIEHPNVVRVVALSGGYSRDEANEKLKENNGLIASFSRALTQDLNVNQTEEEFNKALGDAVDSIYQASIK; encoded by the coding sequence ACTGGATCAGAGTGGCGGGAGTACGCCAAAGGCTCTGGCCCTATACGGCGTTTCTGAGGATCAGTATACAACCAACGATGAAATGTTTGACTTGGTACACGAAATGCGGACGCGGATTATTACATCCCCAGCTTTCGATTCCGACCGTATCATCGGGGCCATTTTGTTTGAGCAGACAATGGACCGTGAAATTGAAGGCATGTATACGGGAGATTATTTGGCCGAGAAGAAAGGTGTCGTACCATTCCTAAAAGTCGATAAAGGGCTTGCTGATGAATCAAACGGCGTGCAGCTAATGAAGCCTATTGACGACCTGGACGACAAACTTAAACGGGCAAATGAGCGTCATATCTTTGGAACGAAAATGCGCTCCGTCATTAAAGAAGCGAACCCGGAAGGTATTAAAGCCGTGGTTGACCAGCAGTTTGAAATCGGCAAACAAATTATTGCTGCCGGTCTTGTTCCAATCATCGAACCGGAAGTTGACATTAATAGCCCGGAAAAAGAAAAATGCGAAGAGCTTTTGAAGGCAGAAATTCGCAGCCATCTTGATCAACTTGGACAAGATGATCAAGTAATGCTGAAGTTGTCTATTCCTACTGTTGCCAACTTGTACAAAGAATTGATTGAGCATCCAAATGTTGTACGTGTTGTCGCCCTATCCGGTGGGTATTCCAGGGATGAAGCGAACGAAAAATTGAAAGAAAATAACGGTCTAATCGCTAGCTTCTCCCGGGCACTGACACAGGATCTAAACGTCAACCAAACGGAAGAAGAATTTAACAAGGCACTCGGAGACGCTGTTGATTCCATTTATCAGGCTTCGATTAAGTAA
- a CDS encoding LTA synthase family protein, whose protein sequence is MNKLTSAKMGFFMLALVLFWLKSYIIYISEFNLGISNTMQHILLFINPLSSGLVMLGFALFFKGKRFGITLLIIDSLLTFFMYANIIFYRDYGNFITVQTLMQTDNAGTIGKSFLGLAEWHDLLYVLDLLVLAVLFVKRKADWSPARLNLKKPFAVLASGVIVFTVNLGLAEMDRPQLLERVFDNNYIVKYLGAPNFAVFNTMQTVKASAKRSLASSDDINEVENYTNKKYAEPNAEYFGKAEGKNIIKIHLESFQSFLIDYKLHGEEVTPFLNSLVHDKSKNFTYFDNFFHQTGQGKTADAEFLLDNSLYGLPQGAAFVTKGTNTYQALPAILDQKQDYTSAVFHGDDRSFWNRNQIYKYLGVDKFYDSSYYDMSEEKVINYGLKDKPFFKQSMPMLEELQKQDEPFYAHLLTLTHHYKFLLDEGDETIEPADTGDGTVDRYFQTARYLDESLEQFFQDLKEKGLYKDSVIMIYGDHYGISQNHNRAMREITGEKITPLKNANLQRVPFMIRVPGVESQGINHEFTGQVDVMPTLLHLLGINANDYIQFGTDIFSDEHEDFVPFRDGDFMTKEYSYVKGTFYDNKTGEVIEEPTEEMKELKNQVHYELSLNDEVLNGDLLRFYEPYEDWEPVDPSDYQYGKNFEENEDKQEDANADKEKLENEDGNQEKVEEQQEEGQEKAENKQEDKS, encoded by the coding sequence ATTAATAAATTAACGTCTGCCAAGATGGGATTTTTTATGCTTGCGTTAGTCCTGTTTTGGTTGAAGTCGTATATCATATATATTTCAGAGTTTAATTTGGGCATCAGTAATACGATGCAACACATTTTATTGTTTATAAATCCATTGAGTTCGGGATTAGTTATGCTTGGTTTTGCGTTGTTTTTTAAAGGAAAACGATTTGGCATTACGCTACTGATTATAGATTCACTGTTAACATTTTTTATGTACGCTAACATCATCTTCTATCGTGATTATGGTAACTTTATTACTGTTCAGACGCTAATGCAGACGGATAATGCCGGAACTATCGGTAAAAGTTTTCTTGGACTGGCCGAGTGGCATGATCTTCTTTATGTGCTGGATCTCCTTGTCCTTGCTGTCTTGTTTGTTAAACGGAAAGCGGATTGGTCTCCTGCACGTTTGAATTTAAAGAAGCCTTTCGCAGTATTGGCTTCCGGCGTAATTGTGTTCACGGTTAACCTGGGATTGGCGGAAATGGACCGACCACAGCTTTTGGAGCGGGTCTTTGACAATAACTATATTGTTAAATACCTAGGTGCGCCTAACTTCGCTGTCTTTAATACGATGCAAACGGTGAAGGCTAGTGCCAAACGTTCGCTGGCCTCAAGTGATGATATTAATGAAGTAGAAAACTACACGAATAAGAAATATGCTGAACCGAACGCGGAATATTTCGGAAAAGCGGAAGGTAAAAATATCATCAAAATACACTTGGAATCATTTCAGTCCTTTTTGATTGATTATAAATTGCATGGGGAAGAGGTTACACCGTTTTTGAATTCACTTGTTCATGATAAGAGCAAGAACTTTACGTATTTTGATAACTTCTTCCATCAAACAGGCCAAGGAAAAACGGCTGACGCGGAGTTTTTATTGGATAATTCTCTGTATGGATTGCCGCAGGGTGCCGCTTTCGTTACAAAGGGTACGAATACGTATCAGGCACTACCTGCTATTTTGGACCAGAAGCAAGACTATACAAGTGCTGTATTCCACGGTGATGATAGGTCGTTCTGGAATCGGAATCAGATTTACAAGTATCTTGGTGTGGATAAGTTTTATGATTCCAGCTATTATGATATGAGTGAGGAAAAAGTCATTAACTATGGGTTGAAAGATAAACCATTTTTCAAGCAATCCATGCCGATGCTGGAGGAGCTGCAAAAGCAAGATGAACCATTTTACGCGCACTTGTTGACATTGACACACCATTATAAATTTTTATTGGATGAAGGCGATGAAACCATAGAACCTGCAGATACTGGTGATGGAACGGTCGATCGTTATTTCCAAACAGCCCGCTATTTGGATGAATCGCTTGAGCAATTTTTCCAGGATCTAAAGGAAAAAGGATTATATAAAGACTCGGTTATTATGATTTATGGGGATCACTATGGTATCTCGCAAAATCACAACCGGGCAATGCGTGAAATTACGGGTGAGAAAATAACACCACTGAAAAATGCAAACTTGCAACGGGTTCCATTTATGATTCGTGTACCGGGTGTTGAGAGCCAAGGTATAAACCACGAATTTACCGGTCAAGTTGACGTTATGCCAACATTGCTGCACTTGTTGGGAATTAATGCCAATGACTATATCCAATTTGGTACAGATATTTTTTCTGATGAGCATGAGGACTTTGTGCCATTCCGAGACGGTGATTTTATGACAAAGGAATACAGCTACGTTAAGGGAACCTTTTATGATAACAAGACGGGTGAAGTCATTGAAGAACCGACGGAAGAAATGAAGGAATTGAAGAATCAAGTCCACTATGAATTGAGTCTGAATGATGAAGTGCTAAACGGTGACTTACTGCGATTCTATGAACCTTATGAGGATTGGGAACCAGTTGACCCTAGCGACTATCAGTATGGAAAAAACTTTGAGGAAAACGAAGATAAACAAGAAGATGCAAACGCTGATAAAGAAAAACTAGAAAATGAAGATGGAAATCAAGAAAAAGTGGAAGAACAGCAAGAAGAAGGGCAAGAAAAAGCCGAAAACAAACAAGAAGATAAATCCTAA
- a CDS encoding DUF421 domain-containing protein → MDAIAYIVRCIIMLFVTWTGVRLIGKKSIANMTSYDFAGIMLLTTVTAEPLVYKIPSKASVGAAVIVIIIILLGALSLKTRFYNMDSRPTIVVSNGNIQEKELKQSNMNIPLLLSELRLKGYQNIADVKYAIIEPNGKLSVVPAPQARPLQPNDMAIQPTPISLSFPLIIDGEISDENLTFLQKDKEWLMERLMPFSISDAKDVLLAQMDSQGKLYVINKNKEEQKPNIF, encoded by the coding sequence ATGGATGCTATCGCCTATATCGTTCGTTGTATCATTATGCTGTTTGTAACCTGGACGGGGGTACGACTCATTGGAAAAAAGTCCATTGCCAATATGACTAGTTATGACTTTGCGGGAATCATGTTACTGACGACGGTGACAGCTGAACCATTAGTCTATAAAATTCCATCTAAGGCTTCTGTGGGAGCAGCCGTTATTGTTATCATTATAATCTTACTTGGTGCTTTATCGCTTAAAACACGATTTTATAATATGGACTCAAGACCGACGATTGTTGTTTCAAATGGTAATATTCAGGAAAAGGAATTAAAACAGTCCAACATGAATATCCCATTATTACTATCTGAACTAAGGTTGAAAGGATATCAAAATATTGCAGATGTGAAGTACGCCATTATTGAGCCTAATGGAAAGCTTTCTGTAGTTCCGGCGCCTCAAGCAAGGCCATTGCAGCCAAATGACATGGCCATCCAGCCAACCCCCATTTCTTTAAGTTTCCCGCTGATTATTGATGGTGAAATCAGTGATGAGAATCTTACATTTCTGCAAAAAGACAAAGAATGGTTGATGGAACGCCTGATGCCATTTTCCATTAGCGATGCAAAAGACGTTCTATTAGCACAGATGGATAGCCAAGGTAAGTTGTATGTTATCAACAAAAATAAAGAGGAGCAAAAGCCGAATATTTTTTAA
- a CDS encoding DUF4363 family protein produces the protein MKNRAITITLVAIVLMFFVGYFGIKEMALKDMNLNEKIDRVENYAKKGEWEQAHLVAKEVQKDWKKYDLLININYAESEHSLFDESVESLVAGSEAKDLPTILTNAKTAKGFWKNLNKIVPGP, from the coding sequence ATGAAAAATAGGGCCATCACTATTACGTTAGTAGCAATCGTACTTATGTTTTTTGTAGGTTACTTTGGGATCAAGGAAATGGCTCTGAAAGACATGAACCTTAATGAGAAAATTGATCGAGTGGAGAACTATGCGAAAAAAGGTGAATGGGAGCAAGCACATTTGGTCGCCAAAGAGGTTCAAAAGGATTGGAAAAAGTATGACCTGTTGATCAATATCAATTACGCGGAATCAGAGCATTCGCTTTTTGACGAATCTGTGGAATCCCTAGTGGCAGGAAGTGAAGCAAAAGACTTACCAACCATTCTTACCAACGCAAAAACTGCAAAAGGTTTCTGGAAAAACTTAAATAAAATTGTTCCCGGTCCTTAA